The Longimicrobium sp. genome segment CGCCGTGCTGCGCATGGAGTGCGACCACGGCGAGGCGCACCGGCTGCGCGGGCTGGGGCTCTTCGAGGGCACCTGCGTGCGCGTGCTCGACTCGCGCAACGGGATGCTGCTGGAGGTCAAGGGCGCCCGGCTGGCGCTGGGGCAGGGGCTCGCCCACGCCATCACGGTGCTGCCGCTGGAGAGCTGAGCTTGGAACAGCGGCGGACGCTCGGCTCGCTCGCGCCCGGCGAGCGCGGCCGGGTGATCGAGGTCGGCGGAGACCACGCCGCGGTGCAGCGGCTGATGGACCTGGGGCTCATCCGCGGCACCACCGTCGAGGTGGTGCGCAGGGCCCCGCTGGGCGACCCGCTGGAAGTGAAGCTCCGGGGCTTCATGCTCACCCTGCGCCGCTCGGAGGCGGAGCACATCACGGTGGAGTAGATGGAAGCAGTCACGGCAGGAACCCGTCCTGCGCCCCCTGCACCCTCGCCCGCGGCCGCGCGCGGCGGGGGTGTGCTGCATGTGGCGCTGGTCGGCAACCCCAACACGGGGAAGAGCACGCTGTTCAACGCGCTGACCGGGATGCGGCAGCGCGTGGGCAACTATTCCGGCGTCACGGTGGAGCGCGTCGAGGGCCGCTACCAGGGCGCCGACGGCCGCGTTGTGACCGTGCTCGACCTCCCCGGCACCTACTCGCTCTCCGCCAGCTCGCCCGACGAGGAGATCGCCCTGGGCGTGCTGCTGGGCCGCGCCGAGGGGCTCGACACGCCGGACGTGGTGGTGGTGGTGGCCGACGCGCAGAACCTGGAGCGCAACCTCTTCCTGGCCAGCCAGGTGCTGGAGCTGGGCCTTCCCACGGTCGTCGCGCTGAACCAGGTGGACGCCGCGCAGGCCGCGGGCCTGAAGATCGATCCGGTCGAACTGACGCTGGAGCTGGGCGCCCCGGTGGTGGCCACCGTGGCGACGAAGGGCGAGGGGCTGGAGCTGCTCAAGCAGGCGGTCGCGAAGGCGCCGTCGCTCCCGCGCGCGGAGCGGCGCTTCGAGCTCCCCGCGGCGGCCGCCGGCGCGCTCAGGCCGCTGGAGGAGACGCTCGCCGCCGGGGGCCTGGGCGAGTCCGCCGCGGCGATGGAGGCGCTCCGGCTGCTGGCGGTGGCCGAGCCGGGGAAGCACCTGGCCGGCATCCCCGGGCTCCCGGCGGCGGTGGCGCGGGCGCGGGCGGAGGTCGAGGCGGCGGGGCTCCATCCGCGCAGCCTGGAGGCCGAGGCGCGCTACGGCTGGATCGCCGGGGTGGTGGAGCGCTGCGTCACCCGCACGGCCACGGGGAAGCGCACGC includes the following:
- a CDS encoding FeoA family protein, with amino-acid sequence MEQRRTLGSLAPGERGRVIEVGGDHAAVQRLMDLGLIRGTTVEVVRRAPLGDPLEVKLRGFMLTLRRSEAEHITVE
- a CDS encoding FeoA family protein, translated to MLKRLFARKEGPKAPSPRCAECPLAACASGCQAAVLRMECDHGEAHRLRGLGLFEGTCVRVLDSRNGMLLEVKGARLALGQGLAHAITVLPLES